A region of the Vicinamibacteria bacterium genome:
CCGAAGTGCGCTCGCTGCGCCACCTTGCTGGACGTGAGGCTCATCGCACCGTAAGAGCGGCCGTGAAATGCGCCCTTGAAAGCGATCAGGGCGGGTCGCCGCGTCGCCGAGCGGACCAGCTTGATAGCTCCCTCGACGGCCTCGGTTCCGGAGTTCGTGAGGAAGACCCTCTTCTTGCTCTTGCCGGGCGCGAGCTGGGCCAACCGTTCGAGCAGAACCGACATCGGCTCGGAGAAGAAATCCGTCCCACAAAGATGCTGGAACTTTCCTGCGGCATCCTGGATCGCAGAGACCACTCTGGGATGTGCCCAGCCGGTCGAGGCGACCGCGATGCCGGCCATGAAGTCGAGGTAGCGGTTGCCGTCCGCGTCCTCGAGCATGGCGCCTCGCCCGCGGGACACCACGAGCGGATATGCCTTGATGTAGGAAGTCGAAGACCACTCCTGGTCCTTCTCGACCACCTTGCGGCTCTTGGGCCCGGGCGGAGCCACGACGATATGCGGATAGTCACGTGCGGACATCGATTTAATACTCTGCTCACGCCATAAACGGCATCACGTAGCTCATCGCCTTGGTCCAATCATATGAGGCTAAACTTCCCGCCGCGCTCGACGACTCTCGCCGGTGTCATGGTAATGGCGAGCTTCTCGAGGTTGCAACTCGAGAAGCGAAGCCGCCTGACAAGCCGGGCCTGCTCAACCGGTGACCGTCAGAAGCCGTATTCCGTCCAGAACCAGATCTTGCTGGTGTCGGTCGAGAAGCCGTCCTCGCGGTAGAGCGCGAGCTTGGCGCCGAAGCTCTGGCGCCACGACGTGGGATAAATCGCTTGCGCGTCCCACTCCGTGCCATAGGAGCCTTGACCCGTGTCGGCTGCGAAATCGTGATAGACGACGAGCCAGGACAACGGGCCCGCCTTGCCGTCCAAGCTCACATACCAGTCGACCACTCCGTCAGCCGGCGTCGTGGTGAATTTGTCGGCCCAGCCATTGAATAGGTGAACGGTAGCGAGAGGCGTCTGGAATGCACCTGTCTCGGGCGAGCCGCCCAGGAGCTCGCGTCCAACCCTGACGTTCACGTCCCCGGGGAACCCTACGCCGCCAATCAAGTGCAGGTAGTCGGCGCTTACCTCAACCGGATTGTCGGCGAAGTCCGACTGCCAGGCATACTGCGCCTGAAAGTGCAGACGGTACTTCTGGGCGATGGGTTTCGTTCCCGAGAGCTTTCCCCCGTAACTCTGGCTCGAGAGTCCGCTGTCGGGGAGCGCGTCGTAGTCGAGAAGGTAGAGGTACAGCTCGAGCGAGACTTCGGGATCGAGCCTCACCAGGCCGTTGAGGAGATGAGAGCTCATCTCCTTCTCGGCGCCGGTAATCTGAACGACCTTGTCGGCGAAGGCGTAGGAGATCGTCGCGCGACCGAAGGTACGGTTCGAGAGATTGATTGCGTCGAACGTCTGGTGGTTCTGCCGCCAGCCGACGTTTCCGATGAACCGGTGATCTCCGTAGATAATCTCACGCCGGCCGAAGTCGAACGCGGTTTCGAGCGCGTCGAGCCTCAGGTACACCTGCTGCATCCGCGTCTGGCTCGGGTCCGCGACCGCGGGACGATCGGTTACGCCGTTCGCGAGGTCACCGGCGCCGCGGTTGTCGAAAAGGTCCTCGCCGATGCTCGCGACGTTCTGCGCTTCGAGAAAGGCGCTGAACCCTTTGAAAGGGAGGGTTCGGTAGGAAAGCGTCGTCCGCAGGGTCGAGGCATAGGCGTTCTTCTCGAAAGGGACTTCATCGACGATCTCGTAGCGGTACCGTAACGAGATCGCCGGATCACCTTTGGCCAGAGCGTCTTTCAGTGTTTCGGCTTTCTTCTCCTGGGCCGCGAGTGGGAAGGACACACCGAGGGCAAACAAGACGGCGAGAAGACGCATGAGGGCTCATCCTTTGAGGCTGAACGGCGGGTGACGATTCGAAGCCGACCGTCGATCGCTGCTCCACGTGGCGCTGCCGGGACCGGCTACCATGAGGTCGAGGTCCAGACACAGGCGCCCAGCGGGCACGAAGCCCTCGCGGCTGAAGAAAGCGAGAAGGTCAGTGTCCTTCCAGCTCACCTCGGTTTCGAGCGTGCGGATGCCGAGTCCGAGGAGGTTCGTCCGAAGCTGATCGATGAGAGCGGTGCCTACGCCGCGGCGCCGAAAGTCGGGATGGACGCCCAGGGTATCGAGGACGGCGGCGGGCTCGAGGCTCCCGAACTCTCCGTAATAGACGCGGGCGAGAAGATACCCGGCGAAATTACCGTCGATCTCGGCTCCCAAGGAGATTTGAACGCCCGTGTCGGAGAGCGCCTGGCGCAGTTTCAGCTTGAAGTACTCTTCACGCCTTCGGCCCGTAGCCTTCTCGTCCACGCGGATCACCGCTTCGAGATCCTCGGGCAGGAGGCGCCTTACCACGACGCCCAGTGTATCTTCGTTTTCCGTCGTCATCGTTTTCTCGTCTCTCACGCGGACAGGGAGACGCCTTTTTCTGCCAGTTTTCGGTAGCGGAAGGCGCCCCAGATGGCCGCCCCGAGCGCGCCTGCCAGAACCGACAGGGGGTGAGCCCGGACCTCGACACCGACATTCTGCTCTGCCGCCGCTTCTCGCATCGCTTGCAGGAGGCCGACATCTGCCGCGAGCCCTCCGGTGACCATCACGACCCCGCTCGCCCGGGTGGACGTGATGAGGCGCAGGTATCGTCCGGCCATGGACTGATGAATGCCCTTGATGATGTTGGGCACGGTGATGCCCCTCGAGACCATGTTGATGACGTCGGTCTCGGCCAGCACGGCGCAGATCGACGAGCAGGCCTCGGGGTCGTCGGCCTGTAGCGACAGGGGTCCGATCTCCTCGAGCGTCACGCCCAGGTAGCGGCCGATGTTCTCGAGGAACTGCCCCGAGCCCGATGCGCACTGGCTCGTCATGCGGTAGCCGAGCACCTTGGCGCGCTCATCCATCAGGATGGCCCGGGTGTGGAGCGCCCCGATGTCGACGGCGGCTCGCGCTTCGGGATCAAGATGCAGGGCCCCGCGCGCGTGGGCCGTCATGCCGTAGAAGTGCCCGGTGCGGAAGGGGACGAGCTCACCCTCCCCCGTAGTCGCGATGTAGTCGAGCTCTTCCCGCGAAAGCCCCGCGTCCTCGATCGTTCCTTGGAAGAGCTCTTGAAGCACCGTGAGAGGGTGGCGCTTTCGAATACGCTCCACGCCGTGGGCGAGGAGACGCAGCTCGCCACCGTTCGTCTCTTCTTCCACGACGGCCACTTTGATGGCGGACGAGCCCACATCGATGCCGCCGCACCGCACCGCGGGTCCGCCTTTCTTCTCAGGCATCGAAACGCTCCACCGCGCGGAGGGCAAAGAGCGCGGCTCCCAGGGCACCGGTGTAGATCGATTCGGGCGAGATGTTGACCGTCACCTCACCGTAGTTCTCGAAGACGAGCTTTCGAAGCGCTTCCACCGCGGCGGGGTTCCGGGCGACGCCTCCGGTGAAAGTGAATTGATCGGTGACGCCACCCGAGCGGGCGAGAAGCGACATCGCTCTCAGTATGATGGCGCGATGGAGACCGGCGAGAATGTCCTCGCGCTTTTCTCCGAGCGACAGCCTCTCGCGGAGCTCGGCGCCGGCGAAGACGGTGCAAGTGGAGTTGATACGGACCGGACGTTGCGAGCGCGACGCGAGCGGTCCGAGCTCGTGGAGGCCAAGATTCATCTCGTCGGCGATGTAGCCGAGGTAGCGACCGCATCCCGCGGCGCACCGGTCGTTCATCTGGAACGATGTCACGATCCCATCGCCGTCGACCTGGATGGCCTTGGTGTCCTGGCCCCCGATGTCGAGCACCGTCCGAGTTGCGGGAAACATGGCGTGCGCCCCGAGCCCGTGGCAGAGGATCTCCGAGCGAATTCGTCCTTCGGGGAACGGGAGGCGGGCGCGCCCGTAACCCGTACCCACGCTCGCGAGCTGCCGGAGGGGGACACGGCTCACGCGCTCGAGAGCCGATACGAGCTCTCGAGGCGGAGATTCGATGCGCGCGAGCGCCGCGGCGGCATGGTCCTCGAACGTGCCCGCGGCGGAAGTCGCGTTCTCGACGTCGAGAATCGCCTTGTCGTAGAGGCCAACGAGCAAATCGAACGACAGCCCCGCCTCTCTCGCTTCGTCTTCGGCGTGGCGGAGATAGGCGCTTCCCGCGAGGTCGCGGAAGAAATCGCTCTTACGAGTGGCGCCCTCGGCAAAGAGAGCCACGGCCTCTTTCTCGATCGCGCCCAGGATCCGCTCGGTCACCGACGCGTAGTCCGCTCCGTGATCGAGCGCAGAGAGGACGCGCGCAATCTCCTCGCGGAGCACGCGGAGCTGGCCAAGGAACTGTTGGTAGCGGAAGCGGCCCTCGAGCTCGGAGAGACACTTTTCCTGTTCGTCCGCCGTCATGCCGGTTCCTACGAGCTCCGAAGCGATGCGGGAAAAGCGGGCGTTGATGAGCGCTTCGGCGAGCGCGATCTCACAGGCGGCGTCGTAGTTGCTTCGGCTGTTGGTGATGCCGCGGCCGAGGGTCCGTGCGCTTTCGTCCAGGATGACCGCCTTGGTGGTCGTCGATCCGAGATCGATACCCACGACGAAGTTCATGACGCTTCGCGCCTCCCGGCCTTCTTCTGCTCGAGCATCTGGAAGTAGGACTCGAGGCGGTTCTTGATGTTGGATGCGGAGAAGTAGCGAGGATCCACGAGATCGCTCTCCACGAACCCCCCCGGACGGCCCACCCTGCTCTCGACCTCACGGAGGATGTGGAGCTGTCCCGCGGAAAACGAGTTGCAGCTCTTGACGGAGTTGATGAGAAAGCCGTCCGCCCGGTACTCCTTCACGTAACGCTCGAGCATCCGGACGCGCTGGGGCAGGCTCAAGTTCGTGTAACAGCCGAGACAGTACTCGGCGAGCGACTCGAGCGGCCGTCGAGGATCGTGGCGAAAGCCGGTGTCGTAGACGCCGCCGACCTTGGTGTAAGTCGAAGCGACCACGACCGCGCCCTCGTCGGCGAACATCTTCCAGAACTCCCGGAAGTTCGTCCAGTTGGGCGGGCCTTCCACCACCACGCGGTAGCGTTCCTCCTTCATGTCCCCGTCCGGGGTGACGGGCCCCCTGTGCTCGCGGACGCGTTCGTCCACCTCGCGCCGGAGTGCTCGGTAGTAATCCACCGCCCCCTGGGTACCGCGGAACGCGCTGAAGATGGGGCCGATGTAGTAGACCCCGCCGAAATAGGCATCGATCGGTGAGGGCACGTTCTTCGCCGACTCCAATACCCACACGAGGTCGTCCTCGGCCTCCGCGGACAGGCCGAGACATTCCTTCAACCGCTTCTCGTCATAGGCCCGCCCGCTCACCCGCTCGAGGAGAGGAATGACTTTGCGCTCGAGCTGTTCGACCACGTAGTTGCGCATCGAGTCGGTGATCCTGCCCTCGGCTTGATAGGGCACGTGGAGCATGACGATGGGACAGTGGTACTCCTCCTTCAAGATCTCGAACCATTTCATGAAAGTGAAGCAGCCCGTATAGGACAAGAGGAGCACGTCGGGGTCGGGAAGCCTTTCACCGGTGGGGCCGACGTTTCCCGACTTCATCATTCCGACGTCGGACTTCACGTAGGTGCAGACGTCCTCGGAATGGCCGAGCTTCTCTGCGAGCGCGATATACTGCCGGCTCTTGCCCCTCATCGCCGATTGGAGGGCGTTAATCTCCGGCAGAACCGGTACGAGGTCGAAGCTCAAGAGGAGCTCGGTGAGGTTTCCGGGAACGAAGGTGTAAGCGGACTTCTCACCCGTCTCGGGAGATACGGCCAGCCGATGGAAGTGCTCCGCGATCATCTGCTTCTGTCGCAGCTGGCTCGAATCCTTGGAGACGTTCGCGTCCGTCATGAGACCTCACTCCAGAGTTTGATCGAATCGGCGAAGGTTCCCGCCTGCTCACGAATCACCTGGAACTGCCCTCCGTTCTCCGAGTACTTGAAAGCGGTCCAGGGGATGCCGCTCTCGTCGAGCGTGCGGCTCACCATGGGCTGGTCGAGAAGAGCGGGATCGCAGAAGCTGGGGGCGCCGAACAGAACGCCTTCGGCGCGGGCGTCGCGTACACGCTCCCGGAGCTCCCTGCCTTTTACGTCCTCGCCGATGTAGCGCGTGGGGCTCGAGACGGCATCCTCGAGAAATGCGACGACGAGGCAATCCATCGGGTCGCCCTTCGTGGAGAGATCGCGGTGCATGAAGCGGTGCACCTGGATGAAATCGTCGTCAACGATGTAACAGCCCGCGCGCTCGAGTGTTTTGATCAGGCCCAGAGGCGGCTGCTCGCAGAACGTCCCGGTGAAGACGACGCGCGCCTGGTCCATCGGCTTACGGTCGTCGGCGGCATCGACGAGCGCGCGGTAGGTTCTGAGAAGCTTCGTCGAGTCCTCGACGGGCATGACGACGCTCGCTCGGAGCACGGAGTAGAGCTCGCTCGTCGGGAGTTTCCAGGGCTCGTCGCGCCTTAGTCGATAGAGCTCCCGGACGAGGCCGCGGTTCTCGTTGTGGACGGCAATCGAGCGCCGGAGAGATTCCGGATCGTAGGCGCGGGCGCCCCGCGAGGCCAGATCCCGCGCGAGGGCCTCGAGCTCTTCGCGGTAGAAGACCCCTCCCACCTCGCGGTCGAAGTCCTGAGGCACGTCGAGGTAACGGACGAGCTTGTCGGGAAATTTCATCTTCCAGATCCCGGAAAGGTTCCGGATGACGTCGCAAATTGCGGGGAAGAGCATCCCATCGAGAACGTCGAGGCTCCCGTTCAGGCCGAGCTCGATCGTGCTCCGGGGGATGTGGCAGATATAGGACTGGTAGAAGGCGTCCCCCCGAATGATCTCGAGGTCGTCGCCTCCCCCGAGTATTCCGACGGGAAGAGCGCCCTGGGCGTGGAGGATCTCGCGGGGAACGTAGATCGGCATGTAGCCGATGGCGAGACCGCCCTTCTCACGCTTCCACTCGTGAACCGCCGGAAGCCGATAATCTCGATAGAGCGATTCGGCCTGGATCGCCAGCGCACCCGCCGACCTCGCCTCGAGAAAGCGTGAGCTCATGCGTTTCTCCATTGAGGCGGTCGCTTCTCGATGAACGCCTTCAGCCCCTCCACCGCGTCTTCGGTCTCCATGAGCTCGTCGAGATAGACGCGCTCGAGGGCGCGAAGCTCTTCGTCGAGCCGGGCCCGGACGCCGAAGCGCGCGGCCTTCACGGCGTAGCGCAGACTCGATGCCGAGCGATGCAGCAGATGCTCCCGAGCGTAGTGCAAGGCGGCCGCCTCGGGATCCTGGGAGAGCGCGTCGACGAGCCCCATCCGGAGCGCTTCGTCGGAAGCGACGATCCGTCCGCTCAGGCAGAGATCCTCGGCATTCGCTCGACCGATACGCTCGGAGAGCAGCATCGACGCGATTGGGGCAAAGACGCCGAGGACGATCTCGGGCTGGCCGAGCCTGGCGTCGGGTGAGGCGAACACGCGGTGACAGAAGCTCACGAGCTCGAGCCCGCCGCCGAGACAGTTTCCCCGAACGACGGCGAGACAGACGACGCCGCTGTCCACCATCGAGCGGAACAACTGATGAAACCGGGGGAGCATCTTCGTGACCTCGCCGGGAAGGTGCTCGTGGACGCTCGCACCGAACGAGAAGTGAGCGCCTTCACCCCGGATCCTGACGGCCCGTAAATCGGGGGACGTGCGCGCCTTCTCGAATAGCGCGATCCACTGCTCGATGAGCGCGAGATCGAGAATGTTGCCCTTCGTGCCTCCGAAAACGACGTCCCAAAGGGCACCGTGCTCGAGCGGCTCGACTCCGAGGAACGCTTTCGTCGCTTCCATGAGCTTCAAGCCCTTCCGTGTGCTCGGGCGAGGATTTCCTCGGTCAGCTCCTCCGACCAGGTTGCCCCCTCCGCGAGCCGGCGTCTCAGAAGAAGGAAGTCCGCTTCGCGGCACGCCTTCGTGCCCTCGTGAAAGGCGCGAAAGCCCGCCCGTCCCTCGGTCGTCATGTTGAGCGCGAGCCACGCCCGGCTCGACTCTTTGTTACGGTCCCAATGCTCGAGCTTGTGCTTGCGCACGCTCTCGAGCGTCTTCGTGAGACATCCCGGCATCGTCATCGCGAGCTTGTAGACCAGGCTTCGTATTTCCGCGTCCAGAGGCGCGAGGTTCACCGTCCCGCTCGCCATCTTTTCCTTCCCTTCCTCGCGCGCCGCTCCCGTCTTCGGCTCCCCGTAGACGATCGACCCCCGCTCGTCTACCCAGCGATCGGTCACCACCAATGGATTCGGGGCGAAGCGTCCGTTGACCTCGAGAGAGGGAACGATCTTGGTCAGGAGCCCGAGCCGGTAGGCCTTGTGGGCGCTCCAATGCTCACAGAGGGTACAGCTCTCCATGGCCCGCTCGATCCCGACGAACAAAGGAAGGAAATCCGTGCTCCCGCCATCGGGGGCCGAGCCGTGCTTCGGGCCCGCCTGACCGAAGAGCGCCAGGTCCTGCGCCACGGAGAAATCGCACGCCATGCCGATCTCCTGCCCCCCCGCGATGCGCATCCCGTTCACCCGGCAGATGACGGGCTTGTCGCACATGAGGATCGCGCTCACCATGTCGTTGAACAGCCGCATGTACTGCCGGTACTCCTCGGGCCTCCCGGCGTAGTATTCGGCGTACTCCTTGGTATTGCCTCCGGTGCAGAAGGCGCGGTCGCCGCTTCCGGTGAAGACGACCGCCACCGCGGCGCGATCGTTCGAGGCGCGCCGCATACCGAGAATGACGCTCTTGACCATCTCCGTAGTGTAGGAGTTGAGCTGGGAAGGGTTGTCCAGGACGATGCGAACCGAGTGGAGTCCCGGAATCACTTTGCCCTCGGGATCGGTCAGTGACAATTCCTCGTAGAGGACGCCGGGACGTTCGGTGTCGCTTACGAGATCGTGGTTCTTGTGCTCCATTCAAACCTCCGGAACGAGAACCGGCCGGGTCTTGAGCTCGTGCGCCTCGAGCGCCTCGAAGGTCTCGTTGATGGTGCCGAGCGGGCGCTTGTCGACGAACGGTTCCACCGCAACCCGCCCCGAAAGCACGAGCTCGAGCACCTCGGGATAATGCTCCGGGGGGCATCCCCAGTTGCCCCGGGCGGTGGCGTCGAAGGCCATGAGGTTCGAAAGGCGAAGCTCGATCTTCTCGGGCGTATAGCCCACGACTCCCAGATAACTTCCCGGAACGAGCAGCGAGTATGCCGTCATCTGGCCCGAAGGCGAGCCCGAGGTCTCGAAGATCCGCCACCGCCAGCTCGGAATGTCATGCTCGCCCGCAAAGGCTCGAACACGATTCTTGACCTCGTTCGCCTCGATGGCGGCGGAGCCGATCGTCACGGACGCTCCGTAGCGGGAAAGGGCGTCGAGACGCTCATCGTCGACATCGACGGCCACGACCTCGGCGCCGAAGGCTTTGGCGATCTGAACGCCGAAGCCGCCGACTCCCCCGACTCCGACGAAAACCGCGAGGTCTCCCTCCCCGAGCCCACTCTGGCGCACGGCCTGGTACGGCGTCGACACCGCGTCGGCGATGACCGAAAGGCTCTGGAGATCGGCCCCTGACGGATTCTTGCCGGGATCCAGCAGATCGGGAACTCGGCACAGGCCGCGAGCAGGCACCGCCAGATGCGTCGCGAACCCCCCGTGGACGTCGTTTCCGGGGAAGACCTGGTGAGGGCAAACCGATGCACGGCCCGCCTTGCAGGCGGCGCACCGTCCACAGGGGATGACGGCGGGGACGATGACGTCTTTCGAAAGCCAGGATTCCGCGTCCGTTCCCGCCTCCACCACCCGGCCGCTGACCTCGTGACCGAGGCAAAGGGGTAGCGGGTGCCGCGTGCGAACGCCCCCGTAGACGAACCCGAGGTCGGTGTGGCAGACGCCACATCCCGCGACCTGGACGAGCACCTCGCCCCTCCCCGGTTGGACGTCACGCTCGAGGGGCACCATGGGCTTACCCGGCGCCTCGAACACCCAGGAAGTAATCCGCAATGGAACAAACCTCTCCTCTTCTAGTACTCAATGCCGTGGCGGGACCCGTAATCGATCGTGCCGCCACGGCTCGGCCTGCTTACGGCGCGGCGAGCGCGCCGGGCTCGCTCCGCTCGCGCAGGGTGGGCTGAGATTTCCATCACCCTGACTAGTGCGTGCAAGACGGGGACCACGTCTCGTCGCCGGTCTTTGCGGTCAGTTGCGTTCCGTTGTCTCGGTCCGGTGCCATCGAGCCGGGGTATTTGACCCAATTTGCGCGCTACGCCGCAGCGCGAATCGCGGTGACTTTCGTAAGGAGGACCTTGCCGTTGGGAGCGGCCGAAGCGGGACGACGCGCGTTGCCAGACGCTGAACGGACGCGAGATTGGTACAAAATCTGCACAATTCAATCGGACTGGGGAAGCAGGAGGTCCAGGAAAGGCGTATGCGTCGCGTCGTTCTCGTCAATCTCGGGACGACGAGCGCCCCGGAGCCCGACGCGGTGCGCGCGTTTCTCTCGGAGTTTCTCTCCGACCCGATGGTGGTCGACTACCCGACCTGGCTGTGGTCGCCGATTCTGAAGCGCATCCTCGCCTCGCGTCCTTCGAGAGTCGCCGAGCAGTACCGATCCATCTGGACGGACGAGGGCTCCCCGCTCCACATCGGCAGCCGCCGGATCGCCGAGGCGCTTTCTGCCGCGCTCGCGCGCGAGGTTCGGATCGCCTACCGCTACGGCGAGCCCTCGCTCGCGAGCACGCTCGACGATGGCTGCCTGGTAATCCCGCTCTTCCCGCAGCGGACGGGCGCCACGACCGGCACCATCGAGAAGCTCGTGGGGGAGAGGGCCACCGTCCGTTGCGTTCGGGCCGATGCTTCAGGCTACGTGGACGCTCAGGCCGATTTGTGGGAGCGAGCCGTCGGCGGGGACGCACCCGAGCACGTCGTCGTCTCTTTCCACGGAATACCGGCGCGCACCGATCGGGCGGAAGGCGGACGGTATCGACGCGATTGCGAAGCGACGTTCCGCGCCCTGCTGGGCCGAATCGGCTGGCCGGAGAACAAAGCGACCCTCGCCTTCCAGTCGCGCTTCGGACCCGAACCCTGGATCGGTCCGTCCACGGCGAAGACCCTCGAACGGCTCGCTCGCTCGGGGACTCGGAGCGTCGCGGTCATGACACCCGGCTTCGCGACGGAAGGGCTCGAGACCGTCGAGGAGATCGGCATTCGCGGGCGGAAGACGTTTCTCGATGCGGGAGGCGATCGATTCGTCCGCGTTCCCTGCATCGAAGCGCATCCAGCCTTCGTACGGGCTCTGGTAGAAGTCGTTCGCGAGGAGGAGGCATGAGCCACGGGATCCCGGCAGACAGGGATACGATCCGCCGCCTGGTCGACCAATACGATCGCCCGGGCCCGCGTTATACGAGCTATCCGACGGCGGTCGAGTTCTCGGAGTCGGTCGGCGTCGAGCTTTACGAAGAGAAGCTCCGGCAGGCGGACGCGCTCGGCGAAGCGCCGTTGTCGCTCTATATGCACCTTCCCTTCTGCGAAGAGCGGTGCCTCTTTTGCGGATGCCACGTTATCATTACCAAGCACCACGAGCGGGCCGAGCCCTACCTCGAGCTCCTAAAGCGAGAGATCGGCATGGTCGCCGAGAGGACGCCGAACCGGCGGAAGTTCGCACAGCTCCACCTCGGAGGGGGGACCCCGACGTACTTCGCGCCGCGCGATCTGAAAGCACTCGTGGAACGACTGCTGGAAAGCTACGAGCCCCTGCCACGATGCGAAATGGCTATCGAGGTCGACCCGCGCGTGACGACCCGCGAGCACATCGAGGTTCTGGCCAGCGTCGGATTCAACCGCATTTCGATGGGAGTTCAGGATTTTACGACCGAAGTCCAGGAGCGGATCCATCGCGTTCAAAGCCCGGGCCAGACCTGTGCCGTCGTCGAGCATGCCCGAGCGCACGGCTATTCCGGAATCAACGTCGACTTGATTTACGGCCTCCCCCTGCAAACACCGAAAACCTTCGAAGAAACGGTGGACCGCGTCATCGATCTCGGAGTCGATCGCGTCGCCTGCTACTCCTTCGCCTATGTGCCGTGGCTCCAGGGCCATCAGAACAAGCTCGACCCGAGCGAGCTTCCGTCCCGAGAGGTGAAGATGGAGCTCATCGCCATCGTTCGCGAGAAGCTCATCGCCGCGGGATTCGAGCCCATTGGCATGGACCACTTCGCGAGGCCCGACGACGAGCTCGCCGTTGCAAGGCGCGAAGGACGGCTCCGTCGCAACTTTCAGGGCTATGCCGTCATCCCCGGCGACGATGTACTGGCCTTCGGTATCTCCGCCATCGGGGACGTTCGCGGAGCGCTGGTCCAGAACGAGAAGAAGCTGAGCCGTTACCGCGAGGCGATCGAGCGAGGACGCCTTCCCGTGACTCGAGGTTTCGTCAGGACTCGGGACGATGTGATCCGCGCCGACGTCATCCACCGGCTGATGTGCAACTTCGTGATCGATATCCCCTCGGTCGAAAAGGCGTGGCACGTCGCGTTCTCGGACTACTTCCGGCCCGACCTCGAGCTTCTCGCGCCCCTCGTCGAGGAAGGGCTCGCGACCGTAGACGACCGCTCGATTCACGCCA
Encoded here:
- the oah gene encoding 6-oxocyclohex-1-ene-1-carbonyl-CoA hydratase, with translation MEHKNHDLVSDTERPGVLYEELSLTDPEGKVIPGLHSVRIVLDNPSQLNSYTTEMVKSVILGMRRASNDRAAVAVVFTGSGDRAFCTGGNTKEYAEYYAGRPEEYRQYMRLFNDMVSAILMCDKPVICRVNGMRIAGGQEIGMACDFSVAQDLALFGQAGPKHGSAPDGGSTDFLPLFVGIERAMESCTLCEHWSAHKAYRLGLLTKIVPSLEVNGRFAPNPLVVTDRWVDERGSIVYGEPKTGAAREEGKEKMASGTVNLAPLDAEIRSLVYKLAMTMPGCLTKTLESVRKHKLEHWDRNKESSRAWLALNMTTEGRAGFRAFHEGTKACREADFLLLRRRLAEGATWSEELTEEILARAHGRA
- the had gene encoding 6-hydroxycyclohex-1-ene-1-carbonyl-CoA dehydrogenase, with product MRITSWVFEAPGKPMVPLERDVQPGRGEVLVQVAGCGVCHTDLGFVYGGVRTRHPLPLCLGHEVSGRVVEAGTDAESWLSKDVIVPAVIPCGRCAACKAGRASVCPHQVFPGNDVHGGFATHLAVPARGLCRVPDLLDPGKNPSGADLQSLSVIADAVSTPYQAVRQSGLGEGDLAVFVGVGGVGGFGVQIAKAFGAEVVAVDVDDERLDALSRYGASVTIGSAAIEANEVKNRVRAFAGEHDIPSWRWRIFETSGSPSGQMTAYSLLVPGSYLGVVGYTPEKIELRLSNLMAFDATARGNWGCPPEHYPEVLELVLSGRVAVEPFVDKRPLGTINETFEALEAHELKTRPVLVPEV
- the hemH gene encoding ferrochelatase, whose protein sequence is MRRVVLVNLGTTSAPEPDAVRAFLSEFLSDPMVVDYPTWLWSPILKRILASRPSRVAEQYRSIWTDEGSPLHIGSRRIAEALSAALAREVRIAYRYGEPSLASTLDDGCLVIPLFPQRTGATTGTIEKLVGERATVRCVRADASGYVDAQADLWERAVGGDAPEHVVVSFHGIPARTDRAEGGRYRRDCEATFRALLGRIGWPENKATLAFQSRFGPEPWIGPSTAKTLERLARSGTRSVAVMTPGFATEGLETVEEIGIRGRKTFLDAGGDRFVRVPCIEAHPAFVRALVEVVREEEA
- the hemN gene encoding oxygen-independent coproporphyrinogen III oxidase, with product MSHGIPADRDTIRRLVDQYDRPGPRYTSYPTAVEFSESVGVELYEEKLRQADALGEAPLSLYMHLPFCEERCLFCGCHVIITKHHERAEPYLELLKREIGMVAERTPNRRKFAQLHLGGGTPTYFAPRDLKALVERLLESYEPLPRCEMAIEVDPRVTTREHIEVLASVGFNRISMGVQDFTTEVQERIHRVQSPGQTCAVVEHARAHGYSGINVDLIYGLPLQTPKTFEETVDRVIDLGVDRVACYSFAYVPWLQGHQNKLDPSELPSREVKMELIAIVREKLIAAGFEPIGMDHFARPDDELAVARREGRLRRNFQGYAVIPGDDVLAFGISAIGDVRGALVQNEKKLSRYREAIERGRLPVTRGFVRTRDDVIRADVIHRLMCNFVIDIPSVEKAWHVAFSDYFRPDLELLAPLVEEGLATVDDRSIHATPVGQLFVRNLAMCFDRYMRERHANENKPVFSRTV